Proteins from one Penicillium digitatum chromosome 2, complete sequence genomic window:
- a CDS encoding putative SAM dependent methyltransferase, with amino-acid sequence MPKSPQIAVDTDIYLSTAYGDDWQSETTSIGSSIYKGLMENGRRYQTLSDKEYLVPSDDQAFESYEVGHLLALVLDSERENPLFRAPIGRSPKHILDIGTGKGNWAIDVADMFPSATVRGVDLFPPPVSWMPPNCILEVDNVLEEWTWKNPLDLIHMRILDGSFDSAGWDHVYTSSLKHLRPGGWIEQLEGSTSIECDDDSLPADSILRTWGPTMNACGARGGLKLNTLDGMRGMMEKAGFVDIHEKAYQWPIGPWARDQKYKEAGVVNFQHWLSGMEGWCMWLLTHFGAPHPWSKDEVTVYLAKIRSELKNPRYHIYHRARRVWARKPFPDERTPEMTPIKDEEKFKEER; translated from the exons ATGCCAAAATCACCACAAATTGCAGTG GATACGGATATCTACCTGTCAACCGCCTATGGCGATGATTGGCAGTC AGAGACGACGTCTATCGGTTCCTCAATTTATAAGGGCTTGATGGAAAATGGAAGACG GTATCAAACTCTGAGCGACAAAGAATATCT GGTTCCGTCCGATGACCAGGCATTCGAGTCCTACGAAGTCGG TCATCTGCTCGCCCTCGTTCTAGATTCGGAACGAGAGAACCCGCTCTTCAGGGCACCCATCGGGAGGAGCCCCAAACATATCCTCGACATTGGAACGGGTAAGGGTAATTGGGCTAT TGATGTTGCCGACATGTTCCCATCCG CAACGGTCCGAGGAGTCGACCTCTTCCCACCTCCCGTTTCATGGATGCCGCCCAATTGTATCCTCGAAGTCGACAACGTCCTAGAAGAATGGACCTGGAAAAACCCCCTCGACCTGATCCACATGCGGATTCTGGATGGCTCATTCGACTCCGCGGGATGGGATCATGTCTACACCAGTTCCTTGAA ACATCTACGGCCAGGAGGCTGGATAGAACAACTTGAAGGTAGTACATCCATCGAATGTGACGACGATAGCCTGCCAGCAGACAGCATCCTGCGAACCTGGGGCCCAACTATGAACGCATGCGGTGCGCGCGGTGGACTCAAGCTCAATACCCTTGATGGCATGCGCGGCATGATGGAGAAGGCTGggtttgtggatatccacgAGAAGGCATACCAGTGGCCTATTGGCCCGTGGGCTCGAGATCAGAAATATAAAGAGGCGGGCGTTGTCAATTTCCAACATTGGCTTTCGGGGATGGAGGGATGGTGCATGTGGTTGCTGACCCACTTCGGTGCGCCGCATCCTTGGTCAAAGGATGAGGTTACTGTTTATCTGGCAAAAATCCGATCGGAACTTAAGAATCCAAGATATCATATTTATCATAGAGC ACGACGTGTGTGGGCGCGCAAGCCCTTTCCCGACGAGCGTACGCCTGAGATGACCCCGATCAAGGATGAGGAAAAGTTCAAAGAGGAGCGGTGA